A region of Pempheris klunzingeri isolate RE-2024b chromosome 15, fPemKlu1.hap1, whole genome shotgun sequence DNA encodes the following proteins:
- the LOC139214663 gene encoding neurturin translates to MKLWKGATFAFMLCGAALSIILVRNMATIGQFKPRTKHLYPSSSSSRPSSSSDSTSETSPPSPSSSPAESTMFSRQIGGLHRRTRSADEMNSLLSEFSMMFQSFTEGELQHVVGTLLDRKRRKSRRLGDKQARRTKRARRPKPCSLRELELTVSELGLGYESDETVLLRYCSGKCTAHRHNYDITMEHMMRTGFRKKGRRDKVSNGPCCRPTAFEKDFSFLDNRSRYHTVRNVSAKNCGCV, encoded by the exons ATGAAGTTATGGAAAGGTGCTACTTTTGCCTTCATGCTCTGTGGCGCAGCCCTGTCCATCATCCTCGTTAGAAACATGGCCACAATCGGACAGTTCAAACCCAGGACAAAACATCTGTACCCGTCTTCATCCTCATCAAgaccatcttcatcttcagacTCAACATCTGAGACCTCACCGCCATCGCcctcatcatcaccagcagAATCGACAATGTTTTCTCGGCAGATCGGAGGTCTCCATCGGAGAACCCGCTCAGCAGACGAGATGAACTCTCTCCTCTCAGAGT tttCCATGATGTTCCAGAGCTTCACCGAGGGCGAGCTTCAGCATGTGGTTGGGACCTTACTTgacaggaagagaaggaagagcCGGCGGCTGGGCGACAAGCAGGCCAGAAGGACTAAAAGAGCCCGGAGGCCTAAGCCTTGCTCCTTGAGGGAGCTGGAGCTGACCGTGAGCGAACTGGGTCTCGGCTATGAGAGCGACGAGACCGTGCTGCTGCGCTACTGCAGTGGGAAATGCACGGCCCACCGGCACAACTACGACATCACCATGGAGCACATGATGCGGACGGGTTTCAGGAAGAAGGGCCGCAGGGACAAGGTTAGCAATGGGCCCTGCTGCCGGCCGACCGCATTCGAAAAGGACTTTTCCTTCCTGGACAACAGAAGCCGCTATCACACAGTGCGGAATGTGTCAGCGAAGAACTGTGGGTGTGTATGA